Genomic DNA from Vreelandella subglaciescola:
TGGGATGCCGAGTCGCTGGACCAGTTTTTCTATCGCCTGATGCGCGCAAGGCTCAACCGGCGCGTCAAGCCGACCCAGCTGATGTACCACGCGCTGCGTGTGCGGCTGCTGAACCGCCAAAGCGGTAAACGGGCGTGGCAGGTCGGCAAGGCCCACTACGATCTGGGCAACGAATTTTACGCGGCCATGCTCGACCAGCGCATGACCTACACCTGCGGCTACTGGAAACGCGCCACGACGCTGGACGACGCCCAGGCCGCCAAGCTGGATCTGGTGTGCCGCAAGCTTGCGCTGCAGCCCGGCATGCGGCTGCTGGATATCGGCTGCGGCTGGGGCAGTTTCATGGCCTACGCCGCCGAACACTACGGCGTTGAATGCGTGGGGCTGACGATTTCCCGCGAGCAGGCCGATTTCGGCCAGCGGGTGATGAAGCGCGGGCTGCCGGTAACGTTTCGGCTGGCAGACTACCGGCGTGAAACCGACACCTTCGACCGCGTGGTCAGCATCGGCATGTTCGAGCACGTGGGGCGCAAGAATCATCGCGAGTTCATGCGGGTGGCCAACCGCTGCCTGAAAGACGACGGCCTGTTTTTACTCCATACCATCGGCAAAAACGTGGCCTCTACGCCGCCGGACCCGTGGATGGATAAATACATCTTCCCCAACGGCGATGTGCCTTCCTTTAACCGCATCGTCGCGGCGGCGGATTCCCTGTTCGTGATGGAAGACGTGCACAGCTTCGGCGCCGATTACGACCGTACGCTGATGGCGTGGCACGCCAACTTCTGCCAACACTGGCTGGAGTTCCGCGAGCAGTATGGCGATACCTTCTACCGCATGTGGCGCTATTACCTGCTCAGCTGCGCGGGCGCCTTTCGCGCCCGGGAGCTGCAGCTCTGGCAGCTGGTGCTGAGCAAAGCCGGTGTAGTGGGCGGCTATTCGCGGGTGAGCTGAGCCGACGGTCGGCGTTAATCGCCTTGCAGCGCCGCTTCCAGTACGGCCAGCCGGCCGGGCGTCAGCGCGTCTTCCACGGCGGTAATCCGCAGCAGGTTGCCAATGTCGGGGTGTGCCGGCCGGGTGATGAGCTTTCCTTCGCCCAGCAGCGTCTGGTGTACCCGAGCGGCCTGTTCGGCGCTTTCCAGCCGCAGCGCGACAAAGTTGGTCGCACTGGGCAGCACCTCGGCTCCCAACGCGCTAAAGTGCGCGGCGAGGCGCTCGCGCCGCACCTTGACCGCCTCGATATGCGCCCGGGTTTCCTCGGGGTAGTCGAGCACCGTTTCGGCAATGGCCTGGGTCAGCGTCGATACCGCGTAGTGAATCCTGACCTTCATCATC
This window encodes:
- the cfa gene encoding cyclopropane fatty acyl phospholipid synthase → MLTKRNACFDRSLSTHRYAEALLAEAGIRINGERPWDIRLKAPGVIENALSRGNLGLGESYVQGDWDAESLDQFFYRLMRARLNRRVKPTQLMYHALRVRLLNRQSGKRAWQVGKAHYDLGNEFYAAMLDQRMTYTCGYWKRATTLDDAQAAKLDLVCRKLALQPGMRLLDIGCGWGSFMAYAAEHYGVECVGLTISREQADFGQRVMKRGLPVTFRLADYRRETDTFDRVVSIGMFEHVGRKNHREFMRVANRCLKDDGLFLLHTIGKNVASTPPDPWMDKYIFPNGDVPSFNRIVAAADSLFVMEDVHSFGADYDRTLMAWHANFCQHWLEFREQYGDTFYRMWRYYLLSCAGAFRARELQLWQLVLSKAGVVGGYSRVS